A single region of the Gracilibacillus caseinilyticus genome encodes:
- a CDS encoding SpoVR family protein → MKVDERKKLEKAIQEITEIAEGFGLDFYPMRYEICPPEILYTFGAYGMPTRFSHWSFGKQFHRMKLQYDLGLSKIYELVINSNPCYAFLLHSNSLVQNKLIVAHVLAHCDFFKNNVRFQNTKRDMVESMAATADRVAIYEKQYGIKEVEKFLDAVLAIQEHIDPTLLKARLDWQKDDDDETPKQARRSEFDDLWELDGPISKSDHSVRKKKPFPPKPEKDILLFIEQHSRELDDWQRDILTMMREEMLYFWPQLETKIMNEGWATFWHQRIMRELDLSSDETVEFASLNASVVQPSTTQINPYYLGVKMFEDIEERYDHPTEEMKRFGVEAGTGREKIFEVREIESDISFMRNYLTKDLVEREDMYLFQKQGHQYKIVDKQWEDVRDQLISSRLNGGFPYLTVVNGDYLRNGELYIRHHFEGVELDVRYLEKTLPYIYQLWGRDVHIETIMEEKECLFSCNGVKVLKKYLS, encoded by the coding sequence TTGAAAGTAGATGAAAGAAAAAAACTAGAAAAAGCAATTCAGGAAATTACCGAAATTGCCGAAGGATTTGGCCTCGACTTTTATCCAATGCGCTATGAAATATGTCCACCTGAAATTTTATATACATTTGGCGCTTATGGGATGCCGACCAGGTTTTCGCATTGGAGCTTCGGTAAGCAATTTCATCGAATGAAACTGCAATATGATCTTGGCTTAAGCAAAATTTATGAATTGGTTATTAACTCGAATCCATGCTATGCGTTTTTGCTACACTCCAATAGTCTGGTTCAAAATAAATTGATTGTCGCGCATGTGTTAGCGCATTGTGATTTTTTTAAGAATAATGTACGTTTCCAGAATACGAAGCGAGATATGGTAGAAAGTATGGCCGCAACTGCTGATCGTGTCGCAATATATGAGAAACAATATGGTATTAAAGAAGTAGAAAAGTTTCTGGATGCAGTATTAGCGATACAGGAACATATTGATCCTACACTATTAAAGGCTCGCCTGGATTGGCAGAAAGATGATGATGATGAAACACCTAAACAGGCAAGGCGATCCGAATTTGATGACTTGTGGGAATTAGATGGGCCTATATCAAAATCAGATCATTCGGTGAGAAAGAAAAAACCTTTTCCACCGAAACCGGAAAAAGATATCCTTCTTTTCATCGAACAACACAGTCGTGAGCTGGATGATTGGCAACGAGATATTTTAACGATGATGCGAGAAGAAATGCTTTACTTCTGGCCGCAACTAGAAACAAAGATTATGAATGAAGGATGGGCGACATTCTGGCATCAGCGAATTATGCGGGAGTTAGATTTGTCGAGTGACGAAACGGTTGAATTCGCCTCATTAAATGCTAGTGTTGTGCAGCCATCCACCACACAAATAAACCCATATTATCTAGGGGTGAAGATGTTTGAGGACATCGAAGAGCGTTATGATCATCCCACTGAAGAAATGAAACGCTTTGGTGTAGAAGCAGGCACAGGCCGTGAAAAAATCTTTGAAGTAAGAGAAATAGAGTCAGATATTTCATTTATGCGAAATTATTTAACGAAAGACTTAGTGGAACGCGAGGATATGTATCTTTTTCAAAAGCAGGGTCATCAATACAAAATCGTTGATAAACAGTGGGAAGATGTCAGAGATCAACTAATTTCAAGCAGATTGAATGGCGGTTTTCCATATTTGACAGTAGTTAATGGTGATTACTTACGAAATGGTGAGCTATATATCCGCCATCATTTTGAAGGAGTGGAACTGGACGTTCGTTATTTGGAAAAAACACTTCCGTATATTTATCAATTGTGGGGAAGGGATGTTCATATAGAAACGATAATGGAAGAGAAGGAATGCTTATTTTCTTGTAATGGTGTGAAGGTATTAAAAAAATATTTATCGTAA
- the qoxB gene encoding cytochrome aa3 quinol oxidase subunit I produces the protein MSLDKLLVTGDPLILFSQIAIGLTMVGLVALITYLKRWKWLWNEWFTTVDHKKIGIMYIISGVLMFFRGGVDGLLMKAQTSRPDMEFLDAQHYDEIFTTHGVIMILFMAMPMLIGIMNVVVPLQIGARDVAFPKLNALSFWLFFAGAMLFNLSFVVGGSPDAGWTSYFPLAGKEFTPGVGNNYYAIALQIAGIGTLATGINFVVTITKMRAPGLKWMRLPIFTWTTFITSIIIVAAFPILTVALAYMSLDRLFGTHFFTVAAGGDPMLWLNLFWLWGHPEVYIVVLPAFGMFSEVIATFARKNLFGYKSMVFAVVGIAFLSMLVWVHHFYTMGNSAAVNSIFSLTTMMIAIPTGVKIFNWLFTLRKGRIEFSTSMLWALAFIPCFTIGGVTGVMLAMAAADYQYHNTMFLVAHFHYVLIPGVVFAVFAAVYYWWPKMFGFKLNEKIGKWHFWLFVIGFNFTFMPMFFVGLDGMSRRMYTYSESTGWGAWLGFSALGSLVMAAGFAAFCYNIYWSFRYADRNVGSDPWNARTLEWATASPVQHYNFAKVPEVDSLDDFWYKKKAGKLGLKKSDIKPIHMPSNSWTPIFISVAFGIVGFFLVFEWFTLAIISSVLIIIGLIANTFDYDDGYHIPAEEVEEEEREWRGELE, from the coding sequence ATGTCTTTAGATAAACTTTTGGTAACAGGTGATCCACTGATCCTGTTCTCTCAAATCGCCATTGGTTTGACAATGGTAGGTCTTGTTGCGTTAATTACGTACTTAAAGAGATGGAAATGGTTATGGAACGAATGGTTCACTACTGTTGATCATAAAAAAATAGGGATTATGTATATTATCTCAGGTGTCTTGATGTTCTTTAGAGGTGGCGTTGATGGTCTCCTTATGAAAGCTCAAACATCTAGACCTGATATGGAATTTTTGGATGCACAGCATTACGATGAAATCTTTACAACACACGGTGTCATCATGATTCTATTTATGGCCATGCCTATGCTTATCGGGATTATGAACGTTGTCGTGCCGTTACAAATCGGGGCACGTGACGTAGCATTTCCGAAGTTAAATGCATTAAGTTTCTGGTTATTCTTTGCAGGTGCAATGTTATTTAACTTATCTTTCGTTGTTGGTGGCTCACCAGATGCAGGTTGGACTTCTTACTTCCCGTTAGCGGGTAAAGAGTTCACTCCAGGTGTCGGGAACAACTATTATGCGATTGCCTTGCAGATTGCAGGTATAGGTACGTTAGCTACAGGGATTAACTTTGTAGTAACCATTACTAAAATGCGTGCGCCAGGATTGAAATGGATGAGGTTGCCGATCTTTACATGGACGACATTCATCACTTCTATTATCATTGTGGCAGCATTTCCAATTTTAACAGTTGCATTAGCATATATGTCATTGGATCGTCTATTCGGTACCCACTTCTTTACCGTTGCTGCTGGCGGGGATCCGATGTTATGGCTGAACTTATTCTGGTTATGGGGACACCCTGAAGTTTATATTGTTGTCCTGCCAGCGTTCGGTATGTTCTCTGAAGTTATTGCGACGTTTGCACGAAAAAATCTGTTTGGTTATAAATCCATGGTATTCGCCGTTGTTGGTATTGCCTTCTTAAGTATGCTTGTATGGGTACACCACTTCTATACGATGGGGAACAGTGCAGCCGTTAACTCGATCTTCTCGTTAACAACGATGATGATCGCCATTCCGACCGGGGTGAAAATATTTAACTGGCTGTTTACGTTACGAAAAGGTCGAATCGAGTTTTCTACATCGATGTTATGGGCCTTAGCGTTTATTCCGTGTTTTACAATTGGTGGGGTAACAGGGGTTATGCTTGCAATGGCAGCAGCCGACTACCAGTACCATAATACGATGTTCCTTGTGGCACACTTCCACTATGTATTAATTCCAGGTGTTGTATTTGCGGTATTCGCTGCAGTATACTACTGGTGGCCAAAAATGTTTGGTTTCAAATTGAATGAAAAAATCGGTAAATGGCATTTCTGGTTATTCGTGATCGGATTTAATTTCACATTTATGCCGATGTTCTTTGTAGGGTTAGATGGAATGTCTCGCCGTATGTACACGTATTCTGAAAGTACAGGATGGGGTGCATGGCTAGGTTTTTCTGCACTAGGTTCACTCGTAATGGCAGCAGGTTTTGCAGCATTTTGTTACAACATATACTGGAGCTTCCGTTACGCAGATCGTAACGTAGGAAGTGACCCTTGGAACGCACGTACGTTAGAGTGGGCAACAGCTTCGCCTGTACAACACTATAACTTTGCGAAAGTACCAGAAGTAGATAGTTTAGATGATTTCTGGTATAAGAAAAAAGCTGGAAAACTTGGCTTGAAAAAATCAGATATTAAACCGATTCATATGCCGAGCAATAGCTGGACGCCGATTTTCATCAGTGTGGCATTCGGAATTGTAGGATTCTTCCTCGTATTTGAATGGTTTACACTAGCGATTATTTCATCCGTCTTAATCATCATTGGTTTAATTGCGAACACGTTTGATTATGATGACGGATATCATATACCTGCAGAAGAAGTAGAAGAAGAAGAACGAGAGTGGAGAGGTGAGTTAGAATGA
- the qoxD gene encoding cytochrome aa3 quinol oxidase subunit IV: protein MSAHSSRFPWNHLIGFILSIALTLAAVFFSLYTDFSNGVKLWSIAIMALFQMIVQLFMFMHITEGKEGPINVFNIINSIILALIIVFGSIWVLTSGHASHMH, encoded by the coding sequence ATGAGCGCACATTCTAGTCGTTTTCCTTGGAATCACTTAATCGGCTTTATCCTTTCGATCGCATTAACGCTAGCTGCTGTGTTTTTTAGCTTATACACCGATTTCTCAAACGGCGTTAAACTTTGGTCGATTGCCATTATGGCGCTTTTCCAAATGATAGTCCAATTGTTTATGTTTATGCACATCACAGAAGGAAAAGAAGGTCCGATTAACGTTTTCAACATTATCAACAGTATTATTTTAGCTTTAATTATTGTGTTTGGATCGATTTGGGTACTAACTTCAGGTCACGCATCTCATATGCATTAA
- a CDS encoding globin-coupled sensor protein, which translates to MAILFKRREKVSTHSALDQSNVLFNIEAGTEMDKQMQIIGLHEFDLAVLQLMKPWIDDHIEEIVHEFYHNLFCEDSLIDIIETNSSVKKLQQSLKPHIMEMFNGRIDSSFCEKRVRIAEVHYHIGLEPKWYLASFQGLQNKILEILQGKITEKTLFYQAVLATGKIISLEQQLVLHAYQAKIQSVRDQQELEKQRIRDKINETSERIAAIFQSSKSSAASLSQQVEMILKYAQEGTITSEHVERSSIDRRNDLQSQEGQIGRIEEKMQGIKNESTSLSDISNQIETIVNMVTDIAEQTNLLALNAAIEAARAGEEGKGFAVVADEVRKLAEQTKQSVSNVTGLIEKTNTQVAKVTNYVDEVQLSVTNSSHNMKQISSFFEELMENMHEAKGHNNTIETEIEQFAEQLDSVNQSFDQISVTIEELMEMTTEK; encoded by the coding sequence ATGGCGATTTTATTTAAGAGGCGAGAAAAGGTTTCAACACATTCTGCATTAGATCAATCCAATGTTCTATTCAATATAGAGGCTGGAACTGAAATGGATAAACAAATGCAAATCATAGGTTTACATGAATTTGATTTAGCAGTATTACAGCTTATGAAACCATGGATAGATGATCATATAGAAGAGATTGTCCATGAATTTTATCATAATTTATTCTGCGAAGACTCTTTGATAGATATTATTGAAACAAACAGTTCTGTGAAAAAGTTGCAACAATCCTTAAAACCGCATATTATGGAAATGTTTAATGGAAGAATCGATTCGTCTTTTTGTGAGAAACGTGTACGTATCGCTGAAGTGCATTATCATATTGGTTTAGAGCCGAAATGGTATTTGGCCTCATTTCAAGGATTACAGAACAAGATTTTAGAGATTTTACAAGGAAAGATCACCGAAAAGACATTATTCTATCAGGCAGTATTAGCAACAGGAAAAATAATCAGCTTAGAGCAGCAATTGGTATTGCACGCTTATCAAGCTAAAATACAAAGTGTACGTGATCAGCAGGAATTAGAAAAACAACGTATCCGTGATAAGATTAATGAGACATCCGAGCGCATTGCTGCAATTTTTCAATCCTCCAAATCATCTGCGGCATCCTTGTCACAGCAAGTGGAGATGATTTTGAAATACGCACAGGAAGGGACTATTACATCAGAACATGTCGAGCGTTCATCGATTGACCGACGTAATGACCTGCAATCTCAAGAGGGGCAAATCGGTCGAATTGAAGAGAAAATGCAAGGAATTAAAAACGAAAGTACAAGTCTATCTGATATCTCTAATCAAATTGAAACCATTGTAAACATGGTGACAGATATTGCGGAACAGACTAATCTCCTTGCACTGAATGCAGCAATAGAGGCAGCTCGGGCAGGAGAGGAAGGGAAAGGATTTGCAGTTGTTGCTGATGAAGTCCGGAAACTTGCGGAGCAGACGAAACAATCTGTCAGTAATGTGACAGGACTAATTGAGAAAACCAATACTCAGGTTGCCAAAGTAACTAATTATGTAGATGAGGTGCAATTGTCAGTAACTAATAGTAGTCATAACATGAAACAAATCTCAAGTTTTTTTGAAGAATTAATGGAAAATATGCACGAGGCAAAAGGGCATAACAATACAATCGAAACGGAAATTGAGCAGTTCGCAGAGCAATTGGACAGCGTCAATCAAAGCTTTGACCAGATATCTGTGACTATTGAGGAACTGATGGAAATGACAACAGAAAAGTAA
- a CDS encoding dipeptidase yields MKEVLAYLEKHKETHLEELKKFLHIPSVSTDSSHKNDVKNAAEFVADYMKEAGFDKVEVQQTEGHPLVYAEWMEAGPDAPTVLFYGHYDVQPPDPLDLWESDPFQAEIRNGRMYARGASDDKGQVFMHLVVLKAFMKTNGSLPLNVKVCIEGEEEIGSANLYEILHQQKEKFAADFAVISDSGMVANDQPTILYGLKGFTGLEFTLKGPDNDLHSGLYGGAVKNPAMAMAQLLATMKDEQEVVQVAHFYDKVEPLSEEERTLIKDAPGEDYPASTGITQTVSEAGYTAKEHTMARPTLEINGLYSGYQGEGTKTIIPSTSTAKLTCRLVPGQDPTEIQDLLVKHLEEHVPEGVTLSIKREPLSAKAYKVDPDHVLIEKAAESFAETFDKEAVYVRMGGSIPVVEWIDAIYQIPVVLLGFGTPDDRLHSPNESFPVAHFEKGMNTLVHYWQKVKDYQQ; encoded by the coding sequence ATGAAAGAAGTATTAGCATATTTGGAAAAACATAAAGAAACACATCTAGAAGAATTGAAGAAATTTTTACATATTCCTAGTGTTAGCACAGATTCCTCACATAAAAACGATGTAAAAAATGCGGCAGAATTTGTCGCAGATTATATGAAAGAAGCAGGCTTTGATAAAGTAGAAGTGCAGCAAACTGAAGGACATCCACTTGTTTATGCAGAGTGGATGGAGGCGGGGCCAGATGCACCGACAGTTCTCTTCTACGGACATTACGATGTACAACCACCGGACCCACTGGATCTGTGGGAAAGTGATCCCTTCCAGGCAGAGATAAGGAACGGACGTATGTATGCAAGAGGAGCAAGCGATGACAAGGGGCAAGTGTTTATGCATCTTGTCGTATTAAAAGCATTCATGAAAACAAACGGCTCCTTGCCGCTCAACGTTAAAGTTTGTATTGAAGGGGAAGAAGAAATCGGCAGTGCCAATCTGTACGAAATCCTTCACCAGCAAAAAGAAAAATTTGCAGCAGATTTTGCTGTGATCTCTGACTCTGGGATGGTAGCAAACGATCAGCCTACCATCTTGTACGGATTAAAAGGATTTACTGGATTAGAATTCACCTTAAAAGGACCAGATAATGATTTACATTCAGGCCTCTATGGTGGGGCAGTGAAAAACCCGGCAATGGCAATGGCTCAGTTGTTGGCAACGATGAAAGATGAGCAAGAAGTTGTGCAAGTGGCTCATTTTTATGATAAAGTAGAACCGTTATCAGAGGAAGAGCGTACGTTAATTAAGGATGCGCCAGGTGAAGATTATCCTGCTTCAACCGGAATTACACAAACTGTATCAGAAGCAGGCTACACGGCAAAAGAACATACGATGGCAAGACCAACATTAGAAATCAATGGATTGTATAGTGGATATCAGGGGGAAGGGACGAAAACGATTATCCCATCTACTTCTACCGCTAAATTGACATGTCGTTTAGTGCCAGGTCAGGATCCGACGGAAATTCAAGATTTATTGGTGAAACATCTCGAGGAGCATGTCCCGGAAGGTGTGACACTATCGATTAAACGGGAACCATTATCTGCCAAGGCATATAAAGTTGATCCGGATCATGTATTAATTGAAAAGGCCGCAGAAAGCTTTGCTGAAACATTTGATAAAGAAGCGGTGTATGTCAGAATGGGTGGTTCGATTCCAGTTGTAGAATGGATTGATGCTATCTACCAAATACCAGTTGTCTTGCTCGGTTTTGGAACACCTGACGATCGGCTGCATTCACCAAATGAAAGCTTTCCGGTTGCCCATTTTGAAAAAGGAATGAACACCTTAGTTCATTATTGGCAAAAAGTAAAAGATTATCAACAATAA
- a CDS encoding response regulator transcription factor gives MKKILIVDDEQQMRMMLTLYLRNDFELFEAIDGEEALHIFKENEIDLVLLDVMMPKLDGIEACKQMKNIKPDVPIIMLTALNETSQKVEGLMIGADDYMVKPFEPEELLARIHVQFRHFEKNQSSSNRLVYAELTIDLSSHEVTVNGKEIKYSPKEFDLLYLLAAHPNRVYTREQLLDIIWGLDEVVDIRTVDSHVRYVRDKLKKAGITKQPVETVWGVGYKFDWEDKHEAE, from the coding sequence ATGAAGAAAATTTTAATTGTTGATGACGAACAACAAATGAGAATGATGTTGACACTCTATTTGCGGAATGATTTCGAGCTTTTCGAAGCGATTGACGGTGAAGAAGCGTTACATATTTTTAAGGAAAACGAAATCGATCTTGTCTTATTAGATGTCATGATGCCGAAGCTAGACGGAATCGAAGCATGTAAACAAATGAAGAACATCAAGCCAGATGTGCCGATCATTATGCTTACTGCTCTAAACGAAACCTCTCAAAAAGTAGAAGGGCTGATGATTGGGGCTGATGATTATATGGTCAAGCCATTTGAGCCAGAAGAATTATTGGCGCGTATTCATGTGCAATTTCGTCATTTTGAAAAAAACCAATCATCCAGCAATAGATTGGTTTATGCGGAACTGACTATTGATCTATCTTCACACGAAGTGACAGTGAATGGCAAAGAGATCAAGTACAGCCCGAAGGAATTTGATTTACTCTATTTATTAGCGGCTCATCCGAACCGCGTTTACACGAGAGAGCAGTTATTAGATATTATTTGGGGATTAGACGAAGTAGTAGACATTCGTACAGTGGATTCCCATGTTCGTTATGTGAGAGACAAATTAAAAAAGGCCGGCATAACGAAGCAACCTGTTGAAACTGTATGGGGAGTTGGCTACAAATTTGACTGGGAGGATAAACATGAAGCTGAATAG
- the qoxC gene encoding cytochrome aa3 quinol oxidase subunit III: MTQANTPLEYRSQQHQMNIFGFWVFLGAEIVLFSTLFASYFVLEHNTAGGPSGQDIFILKDVLIETFLLLTSSFTAGLAIHSMRNMQKRNLIIWTIVTLLLGAGFLYMEINEFIHYVHEGASIQTSGFTAAFFTLLGTHGAHVTFGIVWISLLLVQIVRRGITEKTASKFFISSLYWHFLDVVWIFIFTFVYLKGMM; this comes from the coding sequence ATGACACAAGCAAATACGCCATTAGAATATCGCTCACAGCAACATCAAATGAATATTTTCGGATTCTGGGTATTTTTAGGTGCTGAAATTGTGCTATTCTCCACATTGTTTGCTTCTTACTTTGTGTTAGAACACAATACAGCTGGAGGTCCATCAGGTCAAGACATCTTTATCTTAAAAGATGTCTTGATTGAAACCTTCTTATTATTGACAAGTAGTTTCACTGCTGGTCTTGCTATTCACTCGATGAGAAATATGCAAAAGCGAAACCTGATAATTTGGACGATTGTGACCCTATTACTAGGTGCAGGCTTTTTATATATGGAGATTAACGAATTTATCCATTATGTACATGAAGGAGCAAGTATTCAAACAAGCGGGTTCACAGCAGCCTTCTTTACGTTACTTGGTACGCACGGTGCCCACGTTACATTTGGTATTGTGTGGATCAGTTTATTGTTAGTTCAAATTGTTCGACGTGGGATTACTGAAAAAACAGCTAGTAAATTCTTTATTTCCAGTTTATACTGGCACTTTTTAGATGTCGTTTGGATCTTTATCTTTACATTCGTCTATTTGAAAGGAATGATGTAA
- the qoxA gene encoding cytochrome aa3 quinol oxidase subunit II, which translates to MKAMKKLAYIFTLLLIPVLLAGCDSKLIVFDPKGPVARNLSDLIVYSIIFMVIIVLIVFVLFGFIIWKYRARKDDGDFEPEEEEGNHVLEVIWFLIPIAIVIALMIPTAKTIYEVEDIPQGYEEEEPLVIHVTSADWKWIFSYPEQGIETVNYLNIPANHPVQFKMTSAGTMQSFWVPELGGQKYTMANMQTNLFLVADQEGSFYGRNTSFNGRGYAHMDFEVQAMSNDDFNEWVQDVKNTANDLTEDEYSELLKPTVIGRKTYNGTHLEWIDHAHGGSEQYIDSDLYEIHHGEEGSSSEEEEAEDAEQETNDNAEQESEQSTDSSTHEGHSHH; encoded by the coding sequence ATGAAGGCAATGAAGAAGCTCGCGTATATCTTTACTTTATTGTTAATTCCTGTATTACTGGCAGGTTGTGATTCAAAGCTTATTGTCTTTGATCCGAAAGGGCCTGTAGCGCGTAATTTATCTGATTTGATCGTGTACTCGATCATATTCATGGTCATTATTGTATTAATTGTTTTTGTGTTATTCGGATTTATTATCTGGAAATACAGAGCAAGAAAAGATGACGGTGATTTTGAACCGGAAGAAGAGGAAGGAAATCATGTACTGGAAGTTATCTGGTTTCTAATTCCTATTGCCATCGTAATTGCCTTGATGATTCCTACAGCCAAGACAATTTATGAAGTAGAAGATATCCCGCAAGGTTATGAGGAAGAGGAGCCACTCGTGATCCATGTCACATCTGCTGACTGGAAGTGGATTTTCAGTTATCCGGAGCAAGGAATTGAAACAGTAAACTATCTCAATATTCCAGCTAATCACCCGGTACAATTTAAAATGACTTCTGCAGGTACGATGCAGTCGTTCTGGGTCCCAGAATTAGGTGGCCAGAAGTATACGATGGCAAACATGCAGACAAATCTGTTCCTTGTAGCAGATCAGGAAGGGTCATTCTACGGTAGAAACACTAGTTTTAATGGTAGAGGTTATGCACACATGGACTTTGAAGTCCAAGCAATGTCTAATGATGACTTCAATGAATGGGTGCAGGATGTGAAGAATACAGCCAATGATTTAACAGAAGACGAATATAGTGAATTATTAAAGCCTACTGTCATTGGACGTAAAACATATAACGGTACACACTTGGAATGGATCGACCATGCGCACGGCGGTTCAGAGCAATACATCGATTCTGACTTGTATGAGATCCATCACGGAGAAGAAGGCAGCTCCAGTGAAGAGGAAGAAGCAGAAGATGCAGAACAAGAAACGAATGATAATGCAGAGCAAGAGTCAGAACAATCCACTGATTCTTCCACACACGAGGGTCATTCACATCATTAA
- a CDS encoding bifunctional cystathionine gamma-lyase/homocysteine desulfhydrase, protein MKRKTKMVHGGITGDEKTGAVSVPIYQVSTYRQPEAGKHTGYEYSRTGNPTRHALETVIAELENGKTGFAFASGMAAITSVMMLLKSGDHVILTDDVYGGTYRLTTKVLDRIELGHTFVDTSDADAVEAAIQPNTKILYIETPTNPLLKVTDLKKMREIADKHNLLLVVDNTFATPYLQTPLDAGADIVLHSATKYIGGHSDVVSGLVVVNDESLAEEIHFIQNSVGAVLGPQDSWLLMRGIKTLGLRMEAIEKNANKIAAYLDAHPNVTKVYYPGLLKHPGHETTQKQAEGFGGMIAFDAGSGEKADQVLSKVEYFTLAESLGAVESLISIPARMTHASIPKERREELGITDGLIRISVGIEDVDDLIEDLAKGLD, encoded by the coding sequence ATGAAACGCAAAACAAAAATGGTACATGGCGGTATCACCGGTGATGAGAAAACTGGAGCAGTTTCAGTACCGATTTATCAAGTTAGTACGTACCGTCAGCCAGAAGCAGGTAAACATACAGGATATGAATATTCCAGAACAGGCAATCCAACTCGCCATGCATTGGAAACAGTGATTGCTGAATTGGAGAATGGGAAGACAGGATTTGCATTCGCCTCTGGAATGGCTGCCATTACTTCCGTGATGATGCTGTTAAAATCAGGTGACCATGTTATCTTAACGGATGATGTATACGGTGGTACCTATCGTTTAACAACTAAAGTATTAGATCGAATCGAATTAGGTCATACATTCGTTGATACGAGTGATGCAGATGCTGTAGAAGCAGCTATTCAGCCAAATACAAAAATATTATATATCGAAACACCGACAAATCCATTGCTAAAAGTTACCGACCTAAAGAAAATGAGGGAAATAGCGGATAAGCATAATTTATTGTTAGTCGTTGATAATACGTTCGCAACACCATATCTCCAGACACCACTTGATGCTGGAGCAGACATCGTCTTGCACAGTGCAACCAAATATATTGGTGGTCATAGTGATGTTGTGTCTGGTCTTGTCGTAGTAAATGACGAATCGTTAGCAGAAGAGATTCATTTCATTCAAAATTCTGTTGGCGCTGTATTAGGACCACAGGATAGCTGGTTATTAATGCGCGGAATTAAGACGTTAGGCCTGCGAATGGAAGCCATTGAAAAAAATGCGAATAAGATTGCAGCGTATTTAGATGCACATCCAAACGTGACGAAAGTTTATTACCCAGGCTTACTGAAGCATCCTGGTCATGAAACGACGCAGAAGCAGGCAGAAGGATTTGGCGGTATGATCGCTTTTGACGCAGGTAGTGGAGAAAAAGCAGATCAAGTCTTAAGCAAAGTCGAATATTTCACATTAGCAGAAAGCTTAGGAGCTGTAGAAAGTCTCATTTCTATCCCAGCCCGCATGACACACGCATCGATTCCGAAAGAACGCCGAGAAGAACTAGGTATCACAGATGGACTTATCCGTATCTCAGTTGGAATTGAAGATGTAGATGATCTAATCGAAGACTTAGCAAAAGGCTTAGACTAA